The following are encoded together in the Neomonachus schauinslandi chromosome X, ASM220157v2, whole genome shotgun sequence genome:
- the PPP1R2C gene encoding protein phosphatase inhibitor 2 family member C isoform X2, producing the protein MATSTTSHRPIKGILKNKSSTASSVTASAQQSGGTIPEVKRKKSQKWDESSILATHRPAYRDYNLMKINEPSSPYFRLAASGTLELNCQLGEPESDGAHSSKILLDKQAKQRQFEMKRKLHSNEGLNLKLARELISKDFQHEKDRDDNEETLHDDNNEDNTAAEESDEGPTSDELQTQSSSA; encoded by the exons ATGGCGACCTCCACCACCTCACACAGGCCCATCAAGGGGATACTGAAGAATAAGAGCTCCACTGCTTCCTCGGTGACTGCCTCTGCCCAGCAGTCGGGAGGGACAATACcagaggtaaagagaaaaaagtcCCAGAAATGGGACGAATCCAGCATCCTGGCCACACACCGTCCAGCCTACAGAGACTACAATTTAATGAAGATCAACGAGCCCAGCAGCCCCTACTTCAG ATTAGCCGCCAGTGGTACCTTGGAGTTGAACTGCCAGTTGGGAGAGCCGGAGAGTGACGGGGCGCACAGCAGTAAGATCCTTCTCGACAAGCAAGCAAAGCAGCGGCAGTTcgaaatgaaaaggaaactacACTCTAACGAAGGCCTGAACCTCAAGCTGGCTAGAGAACTGATCTCCAAAGACTTCCAACATGAGAAAGACAGGGATGACAACGAAGAAACTCTACATGATGACAACAACGAAGACAACACTGCTGCGGAAGAATCGGATGAAGGTCCTACAAGTGACGAACTGCAAACCCAGTCATCTTCTGCCTAG
- the PPP1R2C gene encoding protein phosphatase inhibitor 2 family member C isoform X1 — protein MATSTTSHRPIKGILKNKSSTASSVTASAQQSGGTIPEVKRKKSQKWDESSILATHRPAYRDYNLMKINEPSSPYFSPQDDGEEPVSDLEAKEAMTPDILAKKLAASGTLELNCQLGEPESDGAHSSKILLDKQAKQRQFEMKRKLHSNEGLNLKLARELISKDFQHEKDRDDNEETLHDDNNEDNTAAEESDEGPTSDELQTQSSSA, from the coding sequence ATGGCGACCTCCACCACCTCACACAGGCCCATCAAGGGGATACTGAAGAATAAGAGCTCCACTGCTTCCTCGGTGACTGCCTCTGCCCAGCAGTCGGGAGGGACAATACcagaggtaaagagaaaaaagtcCCAGAAATGGGACGAATCCAGCATCCTGGCCACACACCGTCCAGCCTACAGAGACTACAATTTAATGAAGATCAACGAGCCCAGCAGCCCCTACTTCAGCCCACAGGATGATGGAGAAGAGCCAGTGAGTGATTTGGAAGCAAAGGAAGCCATGACCCCAGACATCTTAGCCAAGAAATTAGCCGCCAGTGGTACCTTGGAGTTGAACTGCCAGTTGGGAGAGCCGGAGAGTGACGGGGCGCACAGCAGTAAGATCCTTCTCGACAAGCAAGCAAAGCAGCGGCAGTTcgaaatgaaaaggaaactacACTCTAACGAAGGCCTGAACCTCAAGCTGGCTAGAGAACTGATCTCCAAAGACTTCCAACATGAGAAAGACAGGGATGACAACGAAGAAACTCTACATGATGACAACAACGAAGACAACACTGCTGCGGAAGAATCGGATGAAGGTCCTACAAGTGACGAACTGCAAACCCAGTCATCTTCTGCCTAG